A window from Nitrospirota bacterium encodes these proteins:
- the tuf gene encoding elongation factor Tu (EF-Tu; promotes GTP-dependent binding of aminoacyl-tRNA to the A-site of ribosomes during protein biosynthesis; when the tRNA anticodon matches the mRNA codon, GTP hydrolysis results; the inactive EF-Tu-GDP leaves the ribosome and release of GDP is promoted by elongation factor Ts; many prokaryotes have two copies of the gene encoding EF-Tu), with product EMVMPGDNVSMTVELISPIAMEKELRFAIREGGRTVGAGVVTEVMV from the coding sequence AGAGATGGTGATGCCTGGAGACAACGTCAGCATGACGGTAGAGCTGATCTCACCGATAGCGATGGAGAAGGAACTGAGGTTCGCAATCAGGGAAGGTGGCCGCACGGTTGGTGCCGGTGTCGTCACCGAGGTCATGGTATAG
- the rpmG gene encoding 50S ribosomal protein L33, producing MRDIFLFQCTECKNKNYSTMKNKKNTTDKLQRKKYCRSCMKHTMHKETKA from the coding sequence ATGAGAGATATATTTCTATTCCAGTGTACCGAATGCAAGAATAAGAATTATTCGACCATGAAGAACAAGAAGAACACAACGGACAAGCTTCAGCGGAAAAAATACTGCAGGAGCTGCATGAAACATACCATGCACAAGGAAACGAAAGCGTAG